The following proteins are encoded in a genomic region of Cryptomeria japonica chromosome 11, Sugi_1.0, whole genome shotgun sequence:
- the LOC131063134 gene encoding transcription factor SRM1, whose protein sequence is MKFEMDSAAAGPSGYYGFSSSEEWSSEQNKLFEHALAQFEQETPDRWERVAGSVPGKTAEDVRKHYELLVEDVDFIEAGRVALPDYAEGSYTPDWLSSDQSAAEFATSSKPPFSVRGPSSKASEQERKKGVPWTEEEHRLFLMGLDKYGKGDWRSISRNFVISRTPTQVASHAQKYFLRLTSGNKEKKRSSIHDITSVGDGDLKQPPLQQASAITNSSMPITVSQSPGFMYPSSMGGAALVNSLGPPTGGNPLMLPPNPHGPYSQKGHSPRHMIPGSTLGVPQMGYPIQPTMHN, encoded by the exons ATGAAGTTTGAGATGGATTCAGCTGCTGCGGGTCCGAGCGGTTATTATGGTTTCTCGTCCTCTGAGGAATGGAGCTCAGAGCAGAATAAGTTGTTTGAGCATGCGCTTGCGCAGTTTGAGCAGGAGACTCCTGATCGGTGGGAAAGGGTGGCGGGTTCTGTGCCTGGGAAAACTGCTGAGGATGTGAGAAAGCATTATGAGCTGCTTGTTGAGGACGTGGATTTTATTGAGGCGGGAAGGGTTGCTCTGCCGGATTATGCAGAGGGTTCGTATACGCCGGACTGGTTGTCGTCTGATCAGTCGGCGGCGGAATTCGCGACCAGTTCTAAGCCGCCGTTTTCTGTGAGAGGGCCCTCGAGTAAGGCCTCGGAGCAGGAGAGGAAGAAGGGCGTTCCATGGACTGAGGAAGAGCACAG GTTGTTTTTGATGGGTCTCGATAAGTATGGAAAAGGTGATTGGAGAAGTATTTCAAGAAACTTTGTCATCTCAAGGACACCAACTCAAGTAGCAAGCCATGCCCAAAAGTATTTTCTGAGGCTCACATCAGGGAATAAGGAGAAGAAAAGGTCCAGCATCCATGATATAACAAGTGTAGGTGATGGAGATTTGAAGCAGCCTCCTCTGCAGCAAGCTTCTGCTATTACAAATTCTTCAATGCCTATTACTGTTAGTCAATCTCCAGGTTTCATGTATCCATCATCGATGGGAGGAGCAGCCTTGGTCAATTCTCTGGGGCCTCCCACAGGGGGGAACCCTCTAATGCTACCTCCTAATCCACACGGTCCCTATTCTCAAAAAGGTCATTCACCTAGGCATATGATTCCTGGTTCTACTTTGGGTGTACCACAGATGGGATACCCTATACAACCAACCATGCATAACTAA